The genomic region ACTTTCAATTTCATCAGCTTCTTATGGACAAGCAGGAGCTTCTCCCAGGTTTTGGCTATTCTACTAGCACATAATACTAAGGCTAAGTACATTTCATAGTAGCTGGTATATGACAGCAGACCTATTACCATATAGAAAATTGCCTATACACACATACACCATCCattatgcatttattttcataaCTTATTTACCTAAATCATCTCCCTCCCAGGGAGCAAGTCTGGAGATCACCAACACTTAGTACTGGACATCCCTTGATGTAGTACTGCATCCCTTGaaggcttttctctttctcttttggctAGGTTACCATCTTAAACCAACTTCACCCTTTGGAGATACCCTTACACCCGATTGTGGAATAAGTTGGTAACTGCGGTACTTCAGAAACGTTTCCTTTTAACAGAAGAGAACAAAAACGCCAAGACCTCCTACGAATAGTGTAATGGCCTACCTACTGGAATTGAAAAATTTCTTGTCTCCAACATTTTCTTTGTCTAGAAAATAGCATCAGCTCTACCCTTGACTCAATTAGTTCATAATTGCTAATATTTCAAGCAGTCTTGATTAATCTACTCTCAGCTGCTTCAGCACTTAAGCACCCCTTTTTGAGCATGAAGATGTATTTCAAGCTCTATTTCCCATTCTCACAACAAATGACAAGGTAGGTTCCTTAAGGTTTGAGAACAATAGTTAGgaaaaacaggaaggaaaagctcAATTAATTATATACAGCTTAgttaagagaaacaaacaaaaaaacttaaaacaaaaacattaaaacaaacaaaccagtaaCAGATCTGTGGAGAAACTGAAAGCAAGCAGCCTCACAATTAAGTTCTGAAAACgacagaagagaccagcagcatgTTACAACAGTGGTAACATGCAGCAGCACATCCAGAGTAAAGCACTGTCCTGGGTTTGGGTGAGAtcgagttaattttcttcctagtagccggtacagtgctgtgttttggatttagtgTAAGAATAATGTTGACAACACACTGATGTGTTAGTTGTTGCTAAGGAGTGCTTTTCCTAAGTCAAGGACTTTGCAGtttcccctgctctgccagtgATTAGGtgaacaagaagctgggagagagCACAGCCCAGATGGCTGACCTAAACtagccaaagggatattccatatcATAGAACATCATACTCGGTACATAAACTGGGGGAGCTGGCCAGGAGAGGCAGATCTCTGTTTAGGCATCAGTCAGTGAGAGATGAGCAACTGCACTATGAAAACATTTGTCTTCATGGTTTACTTCTCTTTCTTATTAtattcctttttattatttagtattattatattttattattatatttttagtTCTTAAACTGTTGcctatctcaacccatgagttttactcccctgctccagttcttcCCTGGGGGGAAGGAGGACTAAGTAAGCAGCTGCATGGTGCTTAGTTACCAGCTGAGGTTAAGCTACGAGGagacacacaccaaaaaaatgtAACTATACAAAATTGTACTATGCAACAGCCATTACCATTCTTTTGTATGACTTGTAAATCAGACTACTTGAATCTGCCACAGTTTGAGACCTACCAGTTCTTCAGATGCTGTCTTTGTGCCCTTGCACAAGACAGAGTAAGGTCTCTAACACAAACATCTCAGGCAACTATCAAATATCCATCATTAAAGCAATGCTCCTCAGAATTTAATTATATTATTCTGGGTATCTTAGACTGTTCAAAGCAGCTCTCTACAGTTCATTAAAATAGATGAAGGGCTAAAAGCAGGACTATTTACAAGGAAGTATTCAAATAAAATCTTCATTTATCACATCTTATACTACTGGCCTGAAAACAGGCAAGACCACTCCTAAAAATCttcaactgaaaaaaaggaaTGTAGCAACAACAGTCAGTAAGAAAATTGTAACAGTACTGCACAGAAAACAAGAGGCCACTGCCAGCAACTGCAGGCTGTTGAGCTACACCTCAGAAATCTGCAATCAAAGTACTATGAAAGTTGGACCAATATCTTAGTTACTAAAGCACTTAAACACACATCAGTTTCATAGCAAACCACATCAACATTTTGGACCACTTGTGGGACTGTAAGAACAAAAATATCTGGCATGGATATACATCACTTCACTTAAATGTGACATATTTTTAGTACTTCTATAAGCAAAACACTACTCTTGGGGCTCATCTCACTGAGTGGCAAGGGCTGCACACTCACAAGTAATTCCATAAACTATTTAGACAGAACAATTCTgttaaaaagttaaaatggacaTGGATGTTCCCTTTTATTATACTATAGTTAGTTATATTATAGATATGGACAAGAATGAATAGGTGAAATCAGTGTAAACATACATAAGCACcattctgtgcagcctgtgcaaTGCAGTAAACCCCATCAAGAAAGAAGCACCTGGCTGACTTGGAGAAGTCAGCACAGAAGATCAAACCAGTGTTagagtggcagcagcactgtcagGGCAGTAGCCAGCAGAACAGGAGAGTGACTTTTCTTTATACAGAACAGCAATCTCCTTACTGCACTCCAGAAGAGGTGGGGTCTGACTGACAAAATAAACAGCCTTTGGTGTTATCCAAAGGTTGACATCTACACTTATGTTCACCCTCTCCTGGCCCTTACAAGAACCAGTGCCTAATGACACACCAGGCCAGCAGAATAAATTGTGTGGCATTTGTCAGTGACTGCAACTTTTATTCTTTATAACATAAAATAATAGAAATTGTTAAAAAGTATTATTGtttgttaaaatatttaaaatataaatgcaTCTTCAGATCAAACCAGATTACAAGCATACCAAGTAATTTACAAAACCAAGCAGTTATCCTGATCAAAGAAGTATAAAAGCCAAGAGTTCCAGAACCATGCTCCTGGCACCTAATGTTCTGTACTAAAGAATTTCATTCTTTTGTGCACTAATCCTATTCCCTCCCCTAAGCACATAGAACAGTTATGTAGTTGGTAAAGGCTTAGGGCAAAGGGAGGGACAGTTGCTGTTGCAACTCCCCTTCTCCACTTATGTCAGAACACGTAGTGTTAAGGCTAGGCCATTAGGGTTATAGTTAGGATTAGGGCTAGAGTTAGGGTCAGgctagggttatggttaggctGTTAGGGTTAGCCTGTTAGGGTTACAGCTGCAGTTAGGATTATGCCATTAaggttagggatagggttaggtCATTAGTGTAAGGCCATTAGGGTTAGTGTTGGATGATTAGGTTTATCCTTAGGGTTAGGGATAGAGTTATATCACTAGGGTTTGGGTTTAGGCTTTAGAGTTAGGCCATTGGCGTTTGGGGTCAAGCATCAGGGTTAAGGATTAGGGGTTGGGGCCATAGTCAGGTTAGTTTAAGcacaaggtcctacacctgggctggggcaatccaatgcacaaatacaggctcagagaggagtggctcaagattGGTCTTGAGGAGAACTTGgaggtgtcagttgatgaaaagctcaacatgagccagcaatgtgcacttgcagcccagaaaaccaacccTGTCCTagcctgcatcaaaagaagtgtgaccagcaggacaagagaggtggttctggccctctgctctgctctcgtgATATTCATctgtggagtactgtgtctacaTAGTACTACAGTTCCAGTGCCTCCAGCACACGAGGTACGTTGAACCattggaacaggtccagaggaggtccatAGAAACACTTagagggttggagcatctcccctatggggacaggctgtgagagttggggctgttcagcctggagaaaaggcttcagggagaccttatagcagccttccagtacctgaaggaggcctacaagaaagccaggaagggactttttacaagggctggtagtgataggacaaaagggaaTAGCTTTAAGCTTGAGAAGAATTGATTCAGACTAGGTATCAGGCagaaagggtggtgagacactggaacaggttgcccagggaggttgtggatgccctctccctggaggtgttctcagggccaggctggatgatgccttgagtgACCCAGTCTAATAGGTGTCCCAATccctggcaggaaggttggaaatAGAGGATCTTTAAgaacccttccaacctaaaccattctacaaaTCTACATACTATGTTAGCAAGCCATTTTAAGTCACTTTGCCACTATAGCCAAGATTGAACATAAACAGTTTAatattgtgtttaaaaaaagtaaCTTCAGATAACAGCCCAATTTTACAATTTGGTGCTTTCATATACATGTAGTTTTTCTCTCCCAGGAAGATAAAGTATAGCTATATTAGTTTATTTTTATCATTGGAATTATTCTTTTGTAAGCAGTTTCAGATAAGACATAATGTCAGCAGCAGATGACCAAACCAGAACAGAACATTCTACAGGATTGAGATCTTGGGCCAGCTGAGAAAGCTTTTTCTCCAAGGTATACCCCTGCCTGGGCATAGCAATGTCATCCTTCTTCAAAAACATTACTGGACATAAGTCATTCCCACCATCACCTATATATACAATTCGGGCATAACACACTCCTTGCTCCAACTGCTTATCTAGAAATTCTTTCAAAACCATCCTTTTGCAAAGGTTTTTAGGGCACTTTGCACAATGATGAGTGTGGAAGTTCTGTACAGTAAGGTAGCCAGTACTGCTGAATGCTGCAGGGTTTGTAAACACTTCATCAAACAGCTTATGGAAGTCAGCAGCTTTCAAAATCCAGTCAATAAATACTGCATTAGAATCTGAAACAATGATGCAGTCAAACAACTCTTTGTTCTCACCAATAAAATCCAGAAGATCAACCATTCCTGCAGTGAAAGGAATTGTTGTCATGGTTCTTTTCATGTCATCTTCTTTGACGCCATTCTCTCCCAAGTAGACAAAGACTCTGCCCATATATTCTGTCCAATGTCCTGGTTGGTAGGAGTTTCTTAATCCATTAGGGAGTTTTTTCTCAGGAGCACATTTCACAATCCAGGTATCACTATTTTCATCTATGATTGTATGGTCAAAATCAAAAACCAACAGAAATTTCATAGCTGTCAAAAAATagtttccaaaacaaaattatttatatAAACAAAAGTACTAAATTCCTACCAAGATCTTGTGTAGGGCAAATACCTAAACAAAGTACACTATTTATGGCCACCACAGCTAAGGGAAGTAGtgctgaagcaaaaaaaagcaGTCTGTAAAGGTCAAAGTTATAGTTCAGTACAAAACCTTTGTTTAAAATAGACAATGTTAAACTATCTAAACTTATGCTGCATAGTTACTAGTGCCCGGTAACACAGTCTCCTAGTACTCATGCACCATCAGTTTGACCAACAGTTCTGAATTCCCCCATCATCTCACTCGCCAACACAAGCAAAGTGGGGTTCTCCTGGCAAAGCACCTTATGatatatttcaaaattaaacTACTACCGAACACATGGAACTAGTCTTTTTCAGCAATGATGCACCAAATCAAAGCACCCAACGAAAATACTGCCATTTAtggatctgaaaaaaaaacagtctgcTTGCTGCAGTTCCGCACAAGTTCAGTACCTAAAGCCCGCTTCTGGGCTACGGAAATCCTGTTAGAAGGAGGCACCACATGTGTGCTAAATGCCGTTCCCTCGCAGGCAAGTTTTCCCACACCCTTAAAACGAGCACTACCGCTTCCACTGCCCCCGACGCCCCTCAGGCCAGCGCCCCAGCCAGCAGGTCGCGCAGCTACCTAAACGGCCCACTAGGTGCTGTCGCCGCCGGCCTGCAGCGCAACGACTGCCCCGGCTAGTCAAGCAGCACGGCCGTCCCGACGGGCACACCGAGGCAGCCCGAGCGGCTGGCAGGGCGAGGGCAGTTGGCCAGCAAGCACTGTGCCGGGGTCTCGGCGGCGGCCCAAAAGTCCGTGAAGGAAAGGCGCAGGCGGCAGCCCCACACCGAAACGCTACCGCCCGCCCACGGCCTCACCGCTCCGACCCACCTCCACGCGCGCCGCTTCCGGCTCCCTCCGCGCGAATCCCGGCGCCGCTTGGCACGTGCTGCAAGTCCACGCCATCACGTGACCCTGGCCTCCAGGTTGCCCGGCAACAGCGCGCGTACACAGGAGGAGCGGCGCGGAAGATGGCGGCGGGGCTCGCGCTCCCCCGCGAGAGGCTGCGGTGGCGGCGGCAACCAGCCCGTGAGTGGGGCCTCTGGGCATCGGGGGAGGGTGGTGCAGGGCCTGTAACCGCGCCGGCTCTTGGAGGCTGTAGGGATGCTCCTTATCCCAGTGTGCAAGGTGGCTCTCCCCAAACACGCCCCTGGtcttccagctgcagccagccaggcaggCTGTTTCTCCCTACGACCTACCTAGAAAGAACTAACCTGAAACCGGTAGCAGTGCCGGATCTTCCAACAGCCGAAGATAGAGAAGAACTGCATGCCTGGCAGGTCCCTGTCCACAGAAAGCAGACGTGTCAGTGAATTGTTTGTTTTGGCAAGGCTGCCTTTACTTTGGGACATAGGGAGAAGATCCAGCCTGGTCCCCATCATAAATCAAAGCAACTGTATCTGAGACAGACATTAGAAGGCTTCCTTACAGTTTAGAAATGGCAAGCCAGTGAGCTGCCAATCAGAACAAGAATTTCTAACAGGACACCACTCCAGAGCGCCATTTCCTTCAAAAATACTGGGGGCAGTTTGAATGGCATTGCACAAAACCTAGTGATCATTAGAAAAGCTGCATTTATGCATGCACATGTGTATGTAAGCCTAACCCAACAAAGAAATGCTAATCTTTCCAACAAATCAATAAACTGT from Indicator indicator isolate 239-I01 chromosome 5, UM_Iind_1.1, whole genome shotgun sequence harbors:
- the PHOSPHO2 gene encoding pyridoxal phosphate phosphatase PHOSPHO2; protein product: MKFLLVFDFDHTIIDENSDTWIVKCAPEKKLPNGLRNSYQPGHWTEYMGRVFVYLGENGVKEDDMKRTMTTIPFTAGMVDLLDFIGENKELFDCIIVSDSNAVFIDWILKAADFHKLFDEVFTNPAAFSSTGYLTVQNFHTHHCAKCPKNLCKRMVLKEFLDKQLEQGVCYARIVYIGDGGNDLCPVMFLKKDDIAMPRQGYTLEKKLSQLAQDLNPVECSVLVWSSAADIMSYLKLLTKE